The Budorcas taxicolor isolate Tak-1 chromosome 20, Takin1.1, whole genome shotgun sequence genome window below encodes:
- the SELENOP gene encoding selenoprotein P has protein sequence MWRGLGLALALCLLLTGGTESQGQSSYCKQPPAWSIKDQDPMLNSYGSVTVVALLQASUYLCILQASRLEDLRVKLEKEGYSNISYVVVNHQEISSRLKYVHLKNKVSEHIPVYQQEEDQPDVWTLLNGNKDDFLIYDRCGHLVYHLGLPYSFLTFTYVEDSIKTVYCEDKCGNCSLKTLEDEDFCKNVSLATKEKTAEASQRHHHHHHRQHPHPHPHPHPHPHPHHGHQLHENAHLSESPKPDTPDTPENPPPSGLHHHHHRHKGHQRQGHSDNCDTLVGSENLQLSLPQKKLURKRCINQLLUQFPKDSESALSSCCCHCRHLVFEKTGSAITUQCTENLPSLCSUQGLLAEENVIESUQURLPPAAUQAAGQQLNPTETSTKUSUKNKAKMUKUPSN, from the exons ATGTGGAGAGGCCTGGGGCTGGCTCTGGCTCTCTGCCTCCTCCTAACTGGAGGAACAGAGAGCCAGGGCCAAAGCTCCTATTGTAAGCAACCTCCAGCCTGGAGCATAAAGGATCAAGACCCTATGCTGAACTCCTATGGTTCAGTGACCGTGGTTGCTCTTCTTCAAGCCAGCTGATACCTGTGCATTCTGCAGGCATCTAG atTGGAGGACCTGCGAGTAAAACTGGAGAAAGAAGGATATTCTAAcatctcttatgttgttgttAATCATCAAGAAATCTCTTCTCGATTAAAATATGTGCATCTTAAAAATAAGGTTTCAGAACATATTCCTGTTTACCAACAAGAAGAAGACCAACCAGATGTCTGGACTCTCTTAAATGGAAATAAAGATGACTTCCTCATATATGACAG ATGTGGCCACCTTGTATATCATCTTGGTTTGCCTTATTCCTTCCTAACTTTCACATATGTAGAAGATTCCATTAAGACTGTTTACTGTGAAGATAAATGTGGAAACTGCTCTCTCAAG acactggaagatgaagaCTTCTGTAAAAATGTATCTCTGGCTACCAAGGAGAAAACAGCTGAGGCTTCACAGcgacatcaccatcaccatcaccgacagcatccccatccccacccccacccccacccccacccccacccccaccacgggCATCAGCTTCATGAAAATGCTCATCTTTCAGAGTCTCCAAAACCAGACACACCAGATACCCCTGAGAATCCCCCTCCTTCAGgtcttcatcaccaccaccataggCACAAGGGTCACCAAAGACAGGGTCACTCAGATAACTGTGATACACTAGTAGGAAGTGAAAATTTACAACTTTCTCTTCCACAAAAGAAGCTCTGACGAAAGAGATGCATAAATCAGTTACTCTGACAGTTTCCCAAAGATTCAGAATCTGCTTTGAGTAGCTGCTGTTGCCACTGTCGGCATCTGGTATTTGAAAAAACAGGGTCTGCAATCACCTGACAGTGTACAGAAAACCTCCCCTCTTTATGTAGCTGACAGGGCCTTTTGGCAGAGGAGAACGTCATTGAATCTTGACAGTGACGTTTGCCTCCAGCTGCCTGACAGGCAGCAGGTCAGCAGCTCAATCCCACAGAAACCAGCACCAAGTGAAGCTGAAAAAATAAGGCCAAAATGTGAAAATGACCTTcaaattaa